A window of the Bradyrhizobium ottawaense genome harbors these coding sequences:
- the lysA gene encoding diaminopimelate decarboxylase: MATAVTNQIDFAPDDPSISELVSARPAFQATPLGLTLDDAPLRRLAERTGTPVYAYGLDTIDRLRAAFDALGIAPLIAYAVKANDTGGILACLARRGAGADVVSEGELVRAVRSGIKAKDIVFSGVGKRRDEFALALGFGIRQVNIESPAELDVLSDVARQMNVTARFAVRVNPDVDAGTHAKITTGRADSKFGMSQRDAMMLARGTALPNVQFVGFSVHIGSQITDITPFRAAFRAVAAMARTILAEGHDLRSLDLGGGIGISYRPGPSVSVESYADAVVSELGELARKVDIIIEPGRWIVGPSGILVTRVILEKENDGRRFVVVDAGMNDLMRPAMYGAWHGIVPVDCAVNTGLLSEAGVVGPVCESSDTFGKARLLPKFSPGDLVAILDAGAYGSVMSSTYNNRPAAAIALASRGEWVVARRRQTLDELMADDLSIPLVKEVD; the protein is encoded by the coding sequence ATGGCCACCGCCGTGACGAACCAGATCGATTTTGCGCCGGATGACCCATCGATTTCGGAACTCGTGTCCGCGCGGCCGGCCTTCCAAGCCACGCCGCTCGGCTTGACTCTGGATGACGCGCCGCTTCGCCGTCTCGCCGAACGCACCGGCACGCCGGTGTACGCCTATGGCCTCGACACAATCGACCGCCTGCGGGCAGCGTTCGACGCCCTGGGCATCGCCCCGCTGATCGCCTACGCCGTCAAGGCGAACGACACCGGCGGCATCCTCGCTTGCCTTGCCCGTCGTGGCGCCGGCGCCGACGTCGTCAGCGAGGGCGAGTTGGTCAGGGCCGTGCGCTCCGGCATCAAAGCAAAGGACATCGTGTTCTCGGGCGTCGGCAAGCGGCGCGACGAGTTCGCCCTGGCGCTGGGCTTCGGAATTCGCCAGGTCAACATCGAATCGCCTGCCGAGCTCGACGTGCTATCCGACGTGGCGCGGCAGATGAACGTGACGGCCCGTTTCGCGGTGCGCGTGAATCCTGATGTGGACGCGGGCACGCACGCGAAGATCACCACCGGCCGTGCCGACAGCAAGTTCGGCATGTCACAGCGGGACGCCATGATGCTGGCGCGAGGGACCGCGCTCCCGAACGTGCAGTTTGTCGGCTTCTCCGTGCACATCGGCTCGCAGATCACCGACATCACGCCTTTCAGGGCCGCGTTCCGCGCCGTCGCGGCGATGGCCCGTACCATCCTCGCTGAAGGCCACGATTTGCGGTCGCTCGATCTCGGCGGCGGGATAGGCATTTCATACCGGCCCGGTCCGTCGGTCTCGGTCGAGAGCTATGCCGATGCCGTCGTGTCCGAACTCGGCGAACTAGCCAGGAAGGTTGACATTATCATCGAGCCAGGCCGCTGGATCGTCGGGCCTTCCGGCATCCTCGTCACGCGCGTGATCCTGGAAAAGGAAAACGATGGCCGCCGGTTCGTCGTCGTCGACGCCGGCATGAACGACCTGATGCGGCCGGCGATGTACGGAGCCTGGCACGGCATCGTGCCGGTGGACTGCGCGGTGAACACCGGCCTGCTCTCGGAGGCCGGTGTGGTGGGGCCGGTGTGCGAAAGCTCGGACACGTTCGGCAAGGCGAGGCTGCTGCCGAAATTCTCACCGGGCGATCTGGTTGCCATCCTGGATGCGGGGGCCTACGGCTCCGTCATGTCGTCGACTTACAACAATCGGCCCGCGGCGGCGATCGCGCTTGCGAGCCGGGGCGAATGGGTCGTTGCGCGGCGGCGTCAGACGCTCGACGAGCTGATGGCGGACGATTTGTCCATTCCCCTCGTCAAAGAGGTAGATTGA
- a CDS encoding TetR/AcrR family transcriptional regulator, with protein MAVKQRIRVGGRSARIQSAVHQAVRRLSAATNRDELTVPQIAAEAGVTPSTIYRRWGDLSALLADVAVQRLRPIADPEDTGAVASDLRVFIEQFMEEMSSPVGRALVRDVFSPSGETYPVQCGGFTREHLTTIVSRAKARGEAAFDIDEVIDHVVAPIIYHILYGDRELTLDYCHSLLDRVRSLPAETARPVRAPSLRANGSRERAPDDTAAKNLRLRRD; from the coding sequence GTGGCCGTTAAACAACGCATTCGTGTCGGCGGACGGAGCGCTCGGATCCAAAGTGCGGTGCATCAGGCGGTGAGGCGTCTCAGCGCCGCCACCAATCGCGATGAACTCACGGTGCCACAAATAGCCGCGGAAGCCGGCGTGACACCGTCGACGATCTACCGGCGGTGGGGCGATCTCTCAGCGCTGCTGGCGGACGTCGCCGTTCAGCGGTTGCGGCCGATCGCCGATCCTGAAGACACCGGCGCGGTGGCGTCGGACCTGCGAGTATTCATCGAACAATTCATGGAGGAGATGTCGTCCCCGGTGGGCCGGGCGCTGGTCAGGGATGTGTTTTCTCCCTCGGGGGAAACTTACCCGGTCCAGTGCGGAGGCTTTACCCGCGAACATCTGACGACCATCGTTTCGCGCGCGAAAGCGCGCGGCGAAGCGGCTTTCGATATCGATGAGGTGATCGACCACGTCGTAGCGCCGATCATTTATCATATCTTGTATGGCGATCGGGAATTGACCCTGGACTACTGCCATTCTCTGTTGGACCGGGTTCGATCGTTGCCTGCCGAGACAGCGCGCCCGGTACGGGCACCGTCGTTGCGAGCCAACGGGTCGCGCGAACGCGCGCCCGATGATACCGCTGCGAAAAATCTTCGTCTCCGACGTGATTGA
- a CDS encoding MFS transporter yields the protein MLIAGSSAAVTPLYRLYQESLHLTPFWITIVFASYVASLLAALLTVGGLSDYVGRRPVILAALLLNAAAMILFAEAADVAQLILARAVQGLCVGVGTTALGAAILDTNRARGPLLNSVTPFLGMTAGSLGAATLITFAPDPLHRVYDVLLGLTAVMIALLWVMPESISRKTGALASLRPHVSVPTQSRSVLAKLTPANVAAWALGGLYLSLMPTVVATAMAVHSPWVGGVVVSALMLTAAVAVATFRDWPARRLILTGTSTLSLGVAVSMFGIHEQQVAALLAGTVIAGVGFGSTFSGTLRTLLPTAEPHQRAGLLSAFYVQSYLAFSLPAVAAGLSVPLIGLSTAAYLYGAVIVVLAIISMVASLFTNR from the coding sequence ATGCTGATCGCCGGAAGCAGCGCCGCGGTCACGCCGCTCTATCGACTCTATCAGGAGTCGCTGCATCTTACGCCGTTCTGGATCACGATCGTGTTTGCGAGTTACGTCGCGAGCCTGCTTGCCGCCTTGCTCACGGTTGGCGGACTGTCCGATTACGTGGGACGCCGGCCTGTGATCCTGGCGGCGCTGCTTCTGAACGCCGCTGCGATGATCCTTTTCGCGGAGGCGGCGGACGTCGCGCAATTGATTCTGGCGCGGGCCGTCCAGGGACTTTGCGTCGGTGTCGGCACAACAGCGTTGGGCGCCGCGATCCTTGATACCAACCGCGCGCGCGGTCCTCTGCTCAACAGCGTCACCCCATTTTTGGGCATGACGGCTGGTTCGCTAGGGGCGGCAACGTTGATTACCTTCGCGCCTGACCCCCTGCACAGGGTCTACGACGTTCTGCTTGGGCTCACGGCGGTGATGATCGCGCTGCTCTGGGTGATGCCCGAAAGCATTTCGCGAAAGACCGGGGCCCTGGCCTCGCTGCGGCCGCATGTCAGCGTGCCCACTCAGTCGAGGTCTGTCCTTGCCAAGCTCACACCAGCGAACGTGGCGGCTTGGGCGCTCGGCGGCCTCTACCTCTCGCTGATGCCGACCGTGGTGGCGACGGCGATGGCTGTCCACTCGCCCTGGGTCGGTGGCGTCGTGGTGTCGGCGCTGATGTTGACGGCGGCCGTCGCGGTGGCGACTTTCAGGGACTGGCCGGCCCGGCGTCTGATTTTGACAGGCACGAGTACGCTGTCGCTGGGGGTGGCCGTCTCGATGTTCGGAATCCACGAGCAGCAAGTCGCTGCATTGCTGGCGGGGACCGTGATCGCCGGAGTGGGGTTTGGATCAACCTTCTCGGGAACGCTGCGTACGCTGCTGCCGACGGCGGAGCCACACCAGCGGGCCGGGCTGCTTTCTGCATTCTACGTGCAGTCCTATTTGGCCTTCAGCCTGCCGGCGGTCGCGGCTGGATTGTCGGTTCCGCTGATCGGGCTTTCCACCGCAGCTTATCTTTACGGCGCCGTCATCGTCGTGCTTGCAATCATATCAATGGTGGCTTCGCTCTTTACCAATCGCTGA
- a CDS encoding thiolase family protein, with protein MAKVLNELRPVYVIGIGWHRYQNPSETPYVALGLTAIRQALADANIEWPAVESTYVATALLGMASGRPMLRHLGATGAPLLHIENASASGSTAFRHACIEVASGISEISLAVGVDKRNPVRRPVTGLDNLAEDAIVPFTHFALLTNEYATRYRTSVDDIALVAVKNHRNGAKNPNAQRQQERTLEEVLGGKKISGSLTALQCTPVGDGAAAVIIASEEGIRRYGVNADRAVRVSASVGRSERVYPQGTSYDAALTQQTTEAALAQAKLMPSDLDIIELHDAFTVEELQYIESMGLCGEGEGVRLLKEGALDIGGMCAVNPSGGLIAMGHPIGPTGIGQIGEIVMQLRGEAGSRQHPNAHVGLAHMVGVGAVCYVHILEHGA; from the coding sequence ATGGCAAAAGTCCTTAACGAGCTGCGGCCGGTCTACGTGATCGGGATTGGCTGGCATCGATACCAAAATCCCAGCGAAACGCCTTATGTCGCGCTTGGTCTCACGGCCATCCGTCAGGCCCTCGCTGACGCGAATATCGAATGGCCCGCGGTGGAATCGACCTATGTCGCGACTGCCCTTCTCGGCATGGCATCCGGCCGGCCGATGCTGCGCCATCTGGGGGCAACGGGAGCGCCGCTGCTTCACATCGAAAACGCGTCGGCTTCGGGATCCACGGCCTTTCGCCACGCCTGCATCGAGGTCGCAAGCGGGATCAGCGAAATCTCGCTTGCAGTCGGAGTCGACAAGCGCAACCCGGTGCGACGCCCGGTAACCGGCTTGGACAATCTCGCCGAGGACGCCATCGTCCCCTTTACGCATTTCGCTCTGCTGACCAATGAGTATGCGACCCGTTATCGAACGAGCGTGGATGACATCGCTCTTGTCGCGGTGAAAAACCATCGCAACGGTGCAAAGAACCCGAACGCACAGCGCCAGCAGGAACGAACGTTAGAGGAAGTTCTGGGCGGCAAGAAGATATCAGGCTCACTGACTGCTCTGCAGTGTACGCCTGTGGGTGACGGTGCTGCCGCAGTGATTATCGCATCCGAGGAAGGCATCCGGCGCTATGGCGTCAATGCAGATCGCGCGGTCCGTGTCAGCGCGTCGGTAGGCCGCAGCGAGCGCGTCTATCCGCAAGGCACGAGCTACGACGCTGCGCTGACGCAGCAGACGACTGAGGCAGCTTTGGCGCAGGCGAAGCTAATGCCTTCGGACCTCGACATCATCGAGCTTCACGATGCGTTCACGGTGGAGGAACTTCAGTATATCGAAAGCATGGGGCTGTGCGGCGAAGGCGAGGGAGTGCGGCTACTCAAAGAGGGTGCACTTGATATCGGCGGGATGTGCGCCGTGAACCCATCCGGCGGGCTGATCGCAATGGGCCATCCCATCGGACCGACCGGCATCGGTCAGATCGGAGAGATTGTGATGCAGTTGCGCGGCGAAGCTGGCAGCCGACAACATCCTAACGCTCACGTGGGACTTGCGCACATGGTTGGCGTCGGAGCGGTGTGTTACGTGCACATCTTGGAGCATGGTGCGTAG
- a CDS encoding IS630 family transposase (programmed frameshift): protein MAMGYSNDLRIRVIQVVEGGAAARAAARQFVIGDSTAIRWAQRWRETGSFEAKSNKGQSRSPLKKHEEWLLGLVRQEPDLTLEEIQRRLLDEHQQKAGIGSVWRFFDRHGISFSKKSVRAAEQDRPDVAAARTAWADNQPKLDPDRLVFIDETGTSTKMARLYGRAPRGERLVGKIPHGHWKTSTFVAGLRSTALTAPCVIDGPMNGNAFLAYVEQVLVPTLKPNDIVVLDNLSAHKVPGIREAIEAAGAKLLYLPPYSPDFNPIEQLFAKLKALLRKAAERSVESLWNRIACLLDAFLPDECANYFRNSGYAAC from the exons CTGGCAATGGGGTATTCGAACGACTTACGAATTCGAGTGATCCAGGTTGTTGAGGGTGGCGCGGCGGCGCGGGCTGCGGCAAGACAGTTTGTGATTGGGGATTCGACGGCGATCCGCTGGGCACAGCGCTGGCGGGAGACCGGTAGCTTTGAGGCCAAATCCAACAAGGGTCAGAGCCGGTCGCCGTTGAAGAAGCATGAGGAATGGTTGCTTGGGTTGGTTCGGCAGGAACCGGACCTGACTCTGGAAGAGATCCAGCGCCGTCTGCTCGATGAGCATCAACAAAAGGCGGGAATCGGGTCGGTCTGGCGGTTCTTCGACCGCCACGGCATCAGCTT TTCAAAAAAAAGCGTTCGGGCGGCCGAGCAAGATCGGCCTGACGTCGCCGCGGCGCGGACGGCATGGGCGGACAATCAACCCAAGCTCGATCCCGACCGACTGGTCTTCATCGACGAAACCGGCACCTCGACCAAGATGGCACGGCTGTACGGCCGGGCTCCGCGCGGCGAGCGGCTGGTCGGCAAAATCCCGCATGGTCACTGGAAAACCAGCACCTTTGTTGCGGGCCTGCGCTCCACAGCCCTTACCGCACCATGCGTCATCGACGGCCCGATGAACGGCAATGCCTTCCTCGCCTATGTCGAACAGGTCCTGGTACCGACCCTCAAGCCAAACGACATTGTCGTGCTGGACAATCTCAGTGCCCATAAGGTGCCGGGGATACGTGAAGCGATCGAAGCTGCAGGCGCAAAGCTGCTTTACCTGCCTCCCTATTCGCCGGACTTCAATCCGATCGAGCAGCTCTTCGCAAAACTCAAAGCCTTGTTACGAAAGGCTGCCGAGCGCTCCGTGGAGAGCCTCTGGAACCGCATCGCCTGCCTGCTCGACGCCTTCCTGCCGGACGAATGCGCCAACTACTTCCGCAACTCCGGATATGCCGCATGCTAG
- a CDS encoding DUF6876 family protein translates to MSLDFERLRPFTGSATWYRHSLIPSVLYTDGAKYLADLARAYWLLDYIALAQRSEFAVRAEEFQVWKLNVKDSAGTLNCEDGNDRIVHTKAISFTDFPEPGIILWCANQSLAIVIRINERSRRPAHLQMAGHTRASAASLRIWHDWPGASDGYAPCSKMCT, encoded by the coding sequence ATGTCTTTGGATTTCGAACGCCTTCGCCCCTTCACCGGTTCGGCAACGTGGTATCGCCATTCCTTAATCCCGAGTGTCCTTTATACCGACGGCGCAAAATATCTAGCAGACCTCGCGAGAGCTTATTGGCTGCTGGACTACATAGCTCTTGCCCAGCGCAGCGAGTTCGCGGTGCGTGCGGAAGAGTTTCAGGTTTGGAAATTGAACGTGAAGGACTCCGCCGGCACGCTGAATTGCGAGGACGGCAATGACCGCATAGTCCACACCAAAGCCATCTCGTTCACCGATTTTCCAGAGCCCGGCATCATACTGTGGTGTGCCAACCAGAGCCTCGCGATCGTGATAAGGATCAATGAACGGTCGCGACGGCCCGCTCACCTGCAAATGGCAGGGCACACGCGCGCATCTGCGGCCTCTTTGCGGATCTGGCATGATTGGCCCGGGGCATCAGACGGCTACGCACCATGCTCCAAGATGTGCACGTAA
- a CDS encoding helix-turn-helix domain-containing protein, which translates to MAAIRKTLGLSQREFARTFDISIGNIRDWEQGRSKPGRLARTLLRSIQLGQKKVLGETETSAA; encoded by the coding sequence GTGGCGGCCATTCGCAAGACTCTAGGGTTGTCGCAACGGGAGTTCGCGCGCACTTTCGATATCTCCATCGGAAATATCCGAGACTGGGAGCAGGGAAGGAGCAAGCCCGGTCGATTGGCGCGAACACTTCTGAGATCAATTCAGCTCGGCCAAAAAAAAGTGCTTGGGGAGACCGAGACCTCGGCTGCCTAG
- a CDS encoding 2OG-Fe dioxygenase family protein yields MTNATSVRPNGPDTLNNHEELSKVEIAPQLAPGIAPALPVAGRPHLTMERYRDALERDGYAYEKGENIQAALSAPALNWIAMAREAGNNAPIDQNPGGREAGRRRYYDGGIYQRRAAAGKRFVRCSPCVEEGTGHEFTTYQQPPGMNRDYVAERRFAPFPAHLLDHAGAQDIIDLCFQATPSSLFPNQARGWLKVGLHLICLEAEGARPGISSPNRAHVDGELSTTIIMLDRYNVIGGESLAVERQFADTHPNEIPFEARRAELTLERPLDMLTVDDRRLAHYVFPVFARNNTKGHRTVLLVDFTPLSPETSDQLLERE; encoded by the coding sequence AACGCCACGTCTGTCCGCCCCAACGGCCCGGACACGCTGAACAACCATGAAGAGCTGAGCAAGGTTGAGATTGCTCCGCAACTTGCCCCCGGCATCGCGCCGGCGCTTCCCGTCGCCGGCCGGCCGCACCTGACCATGGAGCGCTATCGGGATGCGCTCGAACGCGACGGCTACGCTTATGAAAAGGGCGAGAATATTCAGGCCGCGCTCAGCGCGCCCGCGCTGAACTGGATCGCGATGGCTCGAGAGGCGGGCAACAACGCCCCGATAGACCAGAACCCTGGCGGGCGCGAAGCCGGGCGCCGCCGTTACTATGATGGCGGCATCTACCAAAGACGCGCCGCCGCCGGAAAGCGCTTCGTGCGGTGCTCGCCCTGCGTGGAGGAGGGGACGGGACACGAGTTCACGACCTACCAGCAGCCGCCGGGCATGAACCGCGACTATGTCGCCGAACGGCGGTTCGCGCCGTTTCCGGCACACCTGCTCGACCATGCCGGCGCGCAGGACATCATCGACCTCTGCTTCCAGGCCACGCCGTCTTCCCTGTTTCCCAACCAGGCGCGCGGCTGGCTGAAGGTGGGGCTGCACCTGATCTGCCTGGAAGCTGAAGGGGCGCGGCCGGGAATCAGCAGCCCGAACCGGGCGCATGTCGATGGCGAGCTCTCGACGACCATCATCATGCTCGATCGCTACAACGTGATCGGCGGCGAAAGCCTGGCCGTCGAGCGGCAGTTCGCCGATACGCATCCGAACGAGATCCCGTTCGAGGCCCGCCGCGCGGAACTGACGCTCGAGCGGCCGCTCGACATGCTCACTGTCGACGACCGGCGCCTTGCCCACTACGTCTTCCCGGTGTTCGCGCGCAACAACACCAAGGGGCATCGCACGGTTTTGCTGGTCGATTTCACGCCGCTCTCGCCGGAAACGTCCGATCAGTTGCTGGAACGCGAGTGA
- a CDS encoding Zn-ribbon domain-containing OB-fold protein, with protein sequence MEYKYLKSGLYSDAAKDGVPGELVLHGGRCHCGYSFFPMQSYGCERCGRHGNDLKPSLLSTRGTLLARAVVHLHANTNRTAPFTIVKVALDDGPVVRALLAENEPEGEPGQRLLAKLFAVESSEAGENTFDLRFVAVDPI encoded by the coding sequence ATGGAATACAAGTATTTGAAATCTGGGCTTTATTCGGACGCTGCGAAGGACGGGGTCCCAGGCGAGCTGGTCCTCCATGGCGGTCGTTGCCACTGCGGATACTCGTTTTTTCCGATGCAGTCTTATGGTTGCGAGCGTTGCGGCCGACATGGCAACGACCTGAAGCCTTCTTTGCTTTCGACGCGAGGTACCCTGCTCGCGCGGGCAGTCGTGCATCTGCACGCAAATACCAATCGGACCGCTCCCTTCACGATCGTGAAAGTCGCACTCGACGACGGACCGGTGGTGCGAGCGCTGCTGGCCGAGAACGAGCCCGAAGGAGAACCCGGACAACGACTGCTTGCCAAGCTTTTCGCTGTCGAAAGCAGCGAAGCTGGCGAGAACACCTTCGACCTCCGCTTCGTTGCGGTCGACCCGATTTGA